One stretch of Marinobacterium iners DNA includes these proteins:
- a CDS encoding ABC transporter substrate-binding protein has translation MRLKRRLQTLCLLLIPFLVTAGCLSPPPSPVKLGTNLWPGYEPLYLAREQGYLSGDSVALVELLSASEVMRAYRNGAIDAAALTLDEVISLREAGLKPVIVQVADISNGADVILARPGFKQIQDLSGKRVGVEATALGAYMLSRALALHGMSATDVEIVHLEVNEHHEAWLKGQVDAVVTFEPVRQQLLAQGAVILFDSSMIPGEVVDLLVVRESLLKSHRRQIHHLIDAWHRALEYLHQSPEAAAEVMTARIGGSAAEVLRSLQQLEQPGPKRSSVLMSGKPSELQKQAEALARLMLEQGLMQQLPDLSGLVYADYPSYETDH, from the coding sequence ATGCGGCTTAAGAGACGACTGCAAACACTGTGCCTGCTGCTGATCCCCTTTCTGGTGACAGCAGGCTGTCTGTCACCCCCTCCATCCCCCGTCAAACTGGGTACAAACCTCTGGCCCGGTTATGAGCCGCTTTATCTTGCACGCGAACAGGGCTATCTGTCGGGAGATAGCGTCGCGTTGGTTGAGCTCTTGTCGGCCAGTGAGGTCATGCGTGCCTACCGCAACGGTGCCATTGACGCGGCAGCGCTGACACTGGATGAAGTGATCAGTCTACGTGAAGCTGGCCTGAAGCCGGTGATTGTGCAGGTGGCGGACATATCCAACGGGGCTGACGTCATTCTGGCGCGTCCAGGTTTTAAGCAGATACAAGATCTGAGTGGCAAGCGTGTCGGGGTAGAGGCGACGGCACTGGGTGCCTACATGCTGTCACGTGCGCTTGCATTGCATGGGATGAGCGCCACGGATGTAGAGATTGTTCATCTTGAAGTTAACGAACACCATGAAGCTTGGCTCAAAGGCCAGGTGGATGCGGTGGTGACGTTTGAACCCGTTCGTCAACAGTTGTTGGCGCAGGGGGCGGTCATACTGTTTGACTCTTCAATGATTCCAGGAGAAGTGGTGGATTTGCTGGTAGTGCGTGAGTCACTGCTGAAATCCCACCGCAGGCAGATCCATCATCTTATAGATGCCTGGCATCGGGCGCTGGAATATCTGCACCAGTCGCCAGAGGCGGCGGCCGAGGTGATGACGGCCCGTATTGGCGGTTCGGCCGCTGAAGTACTCAGAAGCCTGCAACAACTGGAACAGCCGGGCCCGAAACGCTCCTCAGTCCTGATGAGCGGCAAGCCTTCTGAGCTGCAAAAGCAGGCAGAAGCGCTGGCAAGGCTGATGCTTGAGCAGGGACTGATGCAACAGTTGCCTGACCTGTCAGGGCTGGTCTACGCGGATTATCCGAGCTATGAAACTGATCACTGA
- a CDS encoding C40 family peptidase, with product MPRSLTLLTLMALLLAGCSSAPRYGHTPVDLHHPQRQQLLDHYSQWAGTPYRYGGQDRSGVDCSGFIQRVYADLNGTQLPRTTEKQARIGSPVKRHQLQPADLVFFKTGWKQRHAGIYIGNGEFIHASTSRGVMISRLDNPYWEDAWWMARRP from the coding sequence ATGCCACGCTCACTTACGTTGCTGACACTCATGGCGCTGCTGCTGGCGGGTTGCAGCAGCGCTCCGCGTTATGGCCATACGCCCGTTGATCTGCATCATCCACAGCGACAGCAACTCCTTGACCACTACAGCCAGTGGGCAGGTACCCCCTATCGTTACGGTGGCCAGGACCGTTCAGGTGTGGACTGTTCCGGCTTTATCCAGCGGGTCTATGCAGATCTAAATGGCACCCAGTTGCCCCGTACAACCGAAAAACAGGCCCGTATAGGTTCTCCGGTAAAGCGGCATCAGCTGCAACCGGCTGATCTGGTATTTTTCAAGACTGGCTGGAAGCAGCGACATGCCGGCATCTATATCGGCAATGGCGAATTTATCCACGCGTCTACCAGTCGTGGCGTGATGATCTCGCGGCTGGATAACCCATACTGGGAAGACGCGTGGTGGATGGCGCGGCGTCCCTGA
- a CDS encoding DEAD/DEAH box helicase produces the protein MFADLMLHDRLLKAIDKLGFTQPTAVQLAALPPALEGKDLIVGAETGSGKTLAFVIPMLQHFLDNPSPNTGTRGLILTPTRELAEQVCQSVKDLATFTRVTTMTVCGGTGFKEQAAEMRKNPEILVATPGRLMEHLERETLDFGDLEFLILDEADRMLDMGFRDEVLAITEICRKDRQSMVFSATLTHPGVHDLLPRVLNEPEQLLLNTPQNAQANIQQQMILADDDKHKERLVEWLLANETYDKVIIFTNTRVKAQWLAKSLQRQNRRSGVLHGEMSQDERKHVMGLMRSGKINILVATDVAARGLDIQGLDMVINFDMARKGDEHLHRVGRTGRQDKPGLAICLIEHTEWNLMSSIERYLRIKFERRTLKGVEANYKGPKKLKASGKAAGTKKKKSDGKDGKKSAAKSEGKQRLRDRKQVGKRRTTAAPKPPADLADGFMPLKKKRSDSDS, from the coding sequence GTGTTTGCTGACCTGATGCTGCATGACCGCCTGCTCAAGGCGATCGATAAACTTGGCTTTACCCAACCTACAGCCGTACAGCTGGCGGCACTGCCCCCGGCACTGGAGGGTAAGGATCTGATCGTGGGCGCCGAAACCGGCAGCGGCAAAACGCTCGCCTTTGTTATTCCCATGTTGCAGCACTTTCTGGATAACCCATCGCCCAATACCGGTACCCGTGGCCTGATCCTGACCCCCACACGCGAGCTTGCCGAGCAGGTGTGTCAAAGCGTCAAGGATCTGGCCACCTTTACCCGCGTCACCACCATGACCGTCTGTGGCGGCACCGGCTTCAAGGAGCAGGCCGCCGAGATGCGCAAGAACCCGGAAATTCTTGTGGCGACTCCGGGCCGCCTGATGGAGCACCTTGAGCGTGAAACCCTGGATTTCGGAGATCTGGAATTCCTGATTCTGGACGAAGCCGACCGCATGCTGGACATGGGCTTCCGTGACGAGGTGCTGGCGATCACCGAGATCTGCCGCAAGGATCGCCAGTCGATGGTGTTTTCCGCCACCCTGACCCACCCCGGGGTGCATGACCTGCTGCCGCGAGTGTTGAACGAACCGGAACAGCTGCTGCTGAACACGCCGCAAAACGCGCAGGCCAATATTCAGCAGCAGATGATTCTAGCCGATGACGACAAACACAAGGAGCGCCTGGTGGAGTGGCTGCTGGCCAACGAAACCTATGACAAGGTGATCATCTTCACTAACACCCGCGTTAAGGCGCAGTGGCTGGCCAAGAGCCTGCAGCGCCAGAACCGCCGCTCCGGAGTCCTGCACGGCGAGATGAGTCAGGATGAGCGCAAGCATGTGATGGGGCTGATGCGCAGCGGCAAGATCAATATTCTGGTAGCCACCGACGTGGCCGCCCGTGGCCTCGATATTCAGGGGCTGGACATGGTGATCAACTTCGATATGGCACGCAAGGGTGACGAACACCTGCACCGCGTCGGCCGTACCGGACGCCAGGACAAGCCGGGGTTGGCGATCTGTTTGATCGAGCATACCGAATGGAATTTGATGTCCAGCATTGAGCGTTACCTGCGCATCAAATTCGAGCGCCGCACTTTGAAAGGCGTGGAAGCCAACTACAAAGGGCCGAAGAAGCTGAAAGCCTCGGGCAAGGCTGCCGGTACCAAAAAGAAAAAGAGTGACGGCAAGGACGGCAAGAAGTCAGCCGCCAAATCCGAAGGCAAACAGCGCCTGCGTGATCGAAAACAGGTGGGCAAGCGCCGTACGACCGCAGCACCCAAGCCCCCTGCCGATCTGGCCGATGGCTTTATGCCGTTGAAGAAAAAACGTTCCGACAGCGACAGCTAA